Within Enoplosus armatus isolate fEnoArm2 chromosome 1, fEnoArm2.hap1, whole genome shotgun sequence, the genomic segment AAGCATTAATGTGGAGTTTTGTTTCTGGCAAACTGAtgaatgtccaatattcactctgcttttctgtttttggtctccaccggctcctgagggaaatatctggcttaagctgctaaatgctccacatatgtactgaagttttttttttttttgtgccagaTTTCCACTAAGTCGAGGTACTGGCTGCATTTACTAACACTTCCAGGGTTGGaggttttatttcctgtgttgCTAATCACTGTGCAGAGATTCGCCTCTTGTGGTAAGATGCTCCAAATAGTCAGTTGGAGACATACGTATATGTTTATGTCTGTCATTGAGAATTTACATGCCTCTAAgcatgtaaaaagaaaaaagctagTTGTAAGTGCCGCTGCCACAGGCCAGGTGAGGAGGTCGGTAGGTCTAAAAAGATGAAGCTGTTGTCCTCACGCAAGGCAACTCTGCAACGAGGCaacgctctttttttttccccctaaaaaaacaagagaactGTGGACTCGCTCATCCGGTTTTTCACAATCTTGGCTCTGCTGCGTGCATGCGAACAGCTTGTAAATGACAGAGGAAGCCAAGGTGTATAGAGACCAAGTGCCTCAGGCCAGGGGAGTTTACACAGCGTGTTGCCATTAATCCACCCTCTCAGATTTTTCTCTTCAATTCTGCCATAACAATGCCAATCAAGTGCAACTCTCCTGTGAAGCTAAGTAAAAGCGTTTGGCAACTCTCTGATATGCATTCTTGACAGATGTGATATTGTGTCTACGTAAAGTCCGCCAAGAGGCACGACTGAGGAGAATCAAACCATGCGTGTGTCGTTAGCATGGCAAATAAATCTGTGAGAAAATGTGGAAATCCAGTGCTCTTGCACTCCATATTAATTGTTTACATTAAaccattttttgtgttttaaccATTTGTTGCCTACACTGAGCTTCTCTGAGCTTGCATGGGTGCATCATAGGGATCTGCACAGAAAAAAATTCTCAAACACACTAGGACCAATTACGGTGAGCATACAACTTCCtctgaaagaaaatgtcaggtTAACCACTGTTGTAATGTCAGGTCTTGATTGAGGGATCAGTGCTTCTGAAAGAGCCTCATGCAGTGGCTCCTTAAACAGACACCTTTAGGACAACAGATGATACATACTGTTCATGGGATTGGTGGCGTGTTTTTGACACAGCTAATAAGTCCATTACTCATCAGACAAGCTCCGATTCTCAGGCCTCTTAGCAGCTTCATTATGAACAGAATGACAGAAGTCGGCCTACAATCGGAAGAGGGTGTGCCCAGAGACAAGGACTGGAAGAGGAACAAGCTTCAGAGAGTAAACTAGGGTGCTTAGCACTCAGCCTCAGGCACGTAACTCAGATTTAAGAATGAGTTAGCGTGTCAAGATAGCGTGTCTTGCAGCAGACCACGCCTGCACCTGTCAGGTGTTCTGTGGCATGCCTGTGTTTCGTGCGGGAGATCATATGTACGTGCATGGCTGCACGTTAGATAGTAGGACATGTCTATATGCGTGTGGGCTCCCTCTTCTTGTTGCACGCAGCTGCATACCCTAGCGATGATGGACACCTGTAATTTACCCTTAACGCCTTCAATGGCTACGGATCCCTGGAAACATCTAAATATTTTTCAGGAACTGCAGCGGTTCAGCTGCTGGGCCATGGCAACTTCCTAGCCCTTTTTCTGACACATTCAATCTGATTATATAAACTGTAAGATTTCTGTGTCACTTGTAACTGTTCCAATTACCTGACCGAGGCTGTTCCAACCTGTGTTGTGAGTGAGCAATGTTCACAATTTTCACATTACATAATCCACATATATAGCAGAAATCCATCCTGTAGGTAACATCTGCAGGTAACTTCAGGTGACCCCTGACATGTAGGTAATGAATACTCTTCACATGCCTCCTGCTGAAAAATCTACTTCCTGTCAAACTGAAACCTCAAATGACAACAGGTACATATCATCACATTATAAAGTTGTTATAGCTAACACATCCAGCAACATTAGCCTTCATTTGGAGCGGTTTGCCTGATGAATGCACTCTATATTCACTCTTCTTGTAGCTCTTTAGtcgctaaatgctccactatgctcACCAGTTATTTGCTAGCTAGTTGCTAGTTGTCcctctgccatttggtgctgggtaGGTTGCAAACAGTactgtgggtttatcagagcttttttgctgaaaacatctgctgagactgaatcaaaatagtaaaaaaaaaaaaaaaaaaaggcaaagcaaaacaatgagcttaaagacgctgtaaagctctgtaaagctgagaGAAACttcagagttgggtgataatttgCTGTGGGTTTGTTactatgagcgaccccttttgcattacacatagtcatttgagccattgtgaatataaaaatactgactagtgcagctttaaagtttgCACTCCATGCTATCATACCAGAGGGCTTTAAAGAAATGATAGAGGTGAAAGATGTTACATAGGCGCACTcacttgctgctgtttgtatttcACTCTTTTAGGTTTTGTCCTGCCCATGGATGAGATTTTCTGCCGGTCTCCATAGCCAGCACCTGAATGTTATCATTGACATGTGTACGTGcctcttctttctgtcactAGGTGGTTCCTTCATGGGTTTCAAAGACGAGATGAATGATAAAGTTGCAGCTATGTTGACCTGCTTCTGGAGACTGCATTCATTCTGAAAACTATTTTTATACTTCTGTGAAGGGAGCTTACTTATGCTGCTTTCAGGGTGgatatgctgttttttttctgtcctctatGAAACTGTGGGGAAAAGTTCTTCTCCTTCTCATGGGATGAATGCTGTGTCCATATTATTTCATGGCAAAAATGAAGCAATAACTGCAGGGAGGTTTCAGGAAGCCCACACACAAATAATACCATAAAAGTCCCTGGTGTCATTGTGAGAATTTAGATTAGGATCGAGTACTTTCTGGGTGGAATGAAGAGAATGAAGAGTCAGTTAGAGGACACTACCAAATGaagaataaagaagaagaataatGTTTGTGATATGTGTTTGGATTACCAGGGTTTTTTCCCCCAGAGGCTGATGGTCCTGGTTGTCCCCTGACCTCTGTTTTCCTTACAGAACCACATCAGATACTTGGCCTCCAGAAGCTGATGTGCCCTGCGAATTTCTTAATCATTGGATGTATTGATGCCTGCTTCATTAGCCATCAGTACCATCATCATAAGAGTGGTTATTTACTGACACATCATTTCTGGCGTAGTACAGACACATCAGTGTATGCAACTTACACACTATTCACATTACCATTAACATTTAACTAAGCATATCACAtttttaagatttctttttttatatatcattaTTTTGGGGGTATTTTGATGCCTTTATTTGTTAATTGACAGTTGAGAgacaacaggaaatgagggaagacCTGCAACAAAGGTTCCTGGTCTGATGCAAACCGGGGACGTTGTGGTTTATGGTGGTCACCTCAGCCCCATTGGGCAccttacatttttaaatgcatgtttcCTACCTTCAACGCTGAGAGTGTGAGGCTTGTGACAGGTAATCATTGCTTTGGGatgatttgaaaatgattattatttttattattattatttttcagtttccAGTTTCTGCATGTTGAttttgtattgtactgtattgacCAGAAggcaatgatgatgatgatgatgatgatgcctgGAATGTATGAAATCAATTCCCAAATGGTATACATTGGAAAAATGGTGTTCTCTTTTCATAGCAATTGGGGGCAGTGAGTTGGAGAGCCTTTCTGACCTGTTGAACACTGAATAATGTACCACTTCTGattgtgacctctgaccctcccCTGAAGGCAGCCAAGATGTCCAAATGCAGATTAACAGAAGAGAACATAATAACTGCATTAATAGACCTGAATATACACTCAACCGCACACATGtccaagaacacacacacacacactaacagacatgcacacaggcCACTCTTACAAGCTCCttcacacacgtaaacacacgCAGGAGCCCAGACTGTTTGAAGTGACAGCCCTGTCGTGCATGACATGTATTTATGAATGCTATAGTGCGCCAGGACGGAAATTCCCCTCATACTAGGAAACATCTGGCCAAATTTTATCTGTTGTATCTTTATTCTCATCTAAAGATGCCAGCAAATAACTGAGTTTGGCATCCCAACATTATAAAAATACTTATGTTATGTCATAGTCAGTGATATGATTGTAGaaagagttttaaaaagagatacagtatatatttttagaAAACCTGTGATCTTAAAGGGGTATCATCAGTGATgccaataaaaaatatatttttcctcAATGTTATGTTGACAATTCTGAATTATGATAGGAGTTGTAAATGTaagatattaaaatgtataaaatgtattataagATAAATCAATGTCAGCTTTTGATCCTATTGCCGATCTCATTATGAAGGAGCTGACAGATCTATTGTTGCTGGTGGTATGTGAACTTTTTGCTTCGACGTGCACTCTGTAGACCTCGTCTCTGCTGTCCCCTACAGGCGGAGAGGAAAGCCTCCAATTGCATGACAAGTGGTGAAGGAAATGAGAtaatctctctcactctcctgccTTTCTCTCACTGACATGCTTCTTAAattgtttcatcttgtttttcctGATACTGGTTGCTCCGGCAACGACTGTACTGTGAGCAGTGACCGCACGGCAGGGGGCGGAGCTGTTGGGTGAGAAGCCTGtcaagtaaaacacacacacacacacacacacacacacacacacacactgatgtggaTGTAaggataaatatataaatgcataaatTAGATATGATGCACACAAacctacattaaaaaaatacacatgaCCAATAAAGGCTACTGTATCTATCTGTACCAAGGCTACTTTTATTGgtacaaagacacacacgcagctgTGATAGACACTCACAATCTTTctcacacagaagcacagcagAATTTGCCGAGATCCCTTCATCAGGATCAAAGCGCATCAAATGCAGCAAAAGGCCAGACAGTGTGAACTCCACCACAGCAGATCAAACAACACCCTGTGTGTCAGTTTTCAACCATGTCTTGGTGGTGGGTACGAGCCCAGGCAGGCCCCCTCTTGACAGCCTGTGGTCTTTAATGATCCCTCCAGCTGTTTATACCCAGGCATTTGACCTCTAACCTCCGATACTTACACCTCTCATAATGACACCCAGCCACGCTACAGTTCAACAGTGGGGACCGAGGATAATGAGTGGGGGCATGTGGCTCGCACATAAATGCTAAGATGATTTACTTGTTTTCCATAACCTGCATGTTTGGGAAACTATGAATATTTTTGGGTGGTAATTATGTGAGGatgtaaaaactgtgaaaacattgGTTGTCTCACCTGGTTGGTATTCAGAGCAATATTCAGGGGATTCTCTGTGATTTAGAACCCTCTGCTGGTGGAGAGGCTTCACTTCAGGTAGCAGGAGGGCAGATTAACTTGTTATTTAGTAGCAGAAATACAGAGtggtgaaaatgttttgcttttttaaaccaTTATTTGTCCAAAGTTTACTGAGCATCAGCAGCGCCACTGGAGCAGATTGGGTTGTAAATCCCTGTAATCCCTTTTGGGATTTGAATTGATGACCTTTAGTCTCTTGGGATCTGTTACCCTTATGGCTTTCATGGTTTAAACTATTGCAAATAATCACTGTTTTATAGTAGTGAACTGCACTGCATTTCCAACAGATCATTTAGGGCTATCGTTGCTAAAGCAGCATTCACATCATATTGTatcaaaaaaacatcacatcagcCCCTTAGTTGTAATTACGAGTAGGAGATATTAGAAATTTCTGATGGCTATTTGATGTCTCCAGCTAAGTTGAATGAAGTGTCAACAGACTGGTGCCAAAATGACTGCAATGTGTAGTGGGCAGTgcagagttacatgagaagattgataccactcttatgtaCGTTAAATAAGCTGGAGctaggagacagttagcttagcatagcataaagactggaaagaggggaaacagctagtctggctctgtccaaagtcaACAAAATGAGCCTACCAACTCCTGTAAAGCTTACTAATTTACACGTTTTATCTGTCagatatatcttgtttgttgaatttgcaaaaaacactgtttaactgtttccccgtttccagtcgTTCCATGCTAAGCTCTCAGcgagaaagcaaataatcatatttcccaaaatgttgaaccttACCTTTAATTGGTTCATTTATGGCTCCATCTTCTTTATTTTATAGGGTTTTTTTGCTCACAAACTAAAACTGAGCTGCATGACACAAGATAATACTGAACTTTTTTGATTCACTCACTTTGCCATGCTTTGCCACAATATGTATGTTTATTACTTCTTTGGAATTTGATGATCCATTAACAAAAAGTAAACATTAAAAAGGTTCAAATCTAGATTTAGACAAACCTTTGTTACCAGCTGCGACAGTGTGTGGCTGGTACCGTTTTCaccttgtgtgtctgtttgtgtgtgtcatcatggcaaaatgtggtccaGGAGACACCTACTGTCGCGGGAACTACCACAGAAGCTattttgagtactttgccaagtgtttatatgtctgtctgtctgtctgacagacaCAActgtgcaagatgcagtcacgaaaaagcaaggagagggaggggcCCCCCCACTTTCCCAAGCCGTggatcactgtatcccagtatgttagtatTTGGGTGTGGTCcgaacgtcaacatgttgatgggTGCTGTGATCCCATGCTCTAGTtggcagctgcttcacagtaaaacgCTTTCAAGCAGCCTTCCTTCTTCATGTTTCTTGGTTCTGGTCTGGTCTGCCAAGTGAAAGTATGAGAATATGTGTTACCCTCGTCCCCATGAAACTGTTCCCTTCAGGCCATTTCTCTGATTAAGAATATGTTCACAGTCAACTTGCCTGATAATATATGGATTATATAAAAAAGTGATCCTCTGCCTCCCTGGACCTTTCCCAATGCATAAATCCATTTTAtccttttaatttaaatgtttgattgtCTACAATCTTCCGGTGTAATATTTAATACTGCATGTTATTTCTAAGCAGCAGGTCCTACTTattcaaaatgtctctttttaatTATATCTAGATGAACATATTGCAGCAGCAAGTTTTATAATACTTGAACTTGAGTTGTTTAATTgtacaattacaaaaatacatcaggCATTACTGTTTTTGTCCAACAGTACAGGATTGGGATTGTAATACTCATGAATCTCATGAATTGGTTTGTGAACATGCCCCAGAGAGCTCACACTTGAGGGCTGGATACTGCAGACAGGTGCAGGGGAGGCTCACAGTGCGGGTCCTGGGTCTTTGTGCCAACGCGGCCTGCAGGCAAACTGTCAGTGGCAGCAGAGCTTCCACGGACAGACTCAGGAACGGGAAGCGATGTAGACGATAAAGTTCATCGTTTGAAGTGGTTCAGCTCAGagacacaaaggcacacactgGGTCTTTCTCACTCCatgtcctgcacacacacacatccctctcTCACACCACAGCGTGTGGAAGGCAGCCAGACAGTGCTCACAGTGGTTAAGAGAGTCTGTGGTCCaatttatatatacagtttatataaTCCTCGTATCTCTCCGTTTTACTGTCTGTGGCAGTGTTGAGGAATTATGTACATGTTGGCAGTTTGACCACCAGCATCCTTtatcaagaaagaaaaaaggtttgctgggttttttttttgctgggtTTGAGTGAGAGTTTTAGTTAGTGTGAGTGGGATGTCAAAGGTCAGGTATTGAGCATGAGATCTCCTTGTCCAGATCCCCACTCCACAAAATCCACTTCCCCACTGGAATGAGGGGGACTGTCCAGAGAGATGCCCCGCCGCTCCCCAAACACCTTCTCCTGCAGCTCAATGATGTCGTTGCGGATATCAGCCATCATTAGCAAAAGGAAGTCGAAGGAGCCGGGTGGTCCCTGGGGACAGAGGACACATTGAGGAATTGATTAAGATGCCCTGCGTGTCATTTTTCACTGGGTTTGGTCAATCAGTAAATTGGGTTTCCTTCTGGGAGGTGTGAGGCACAATAGACCCtcttcacagcagaaaaaaaggtaTATTACACTgatacaaaataacacaaaatacatattgTATATGAAAGCTGCAGTCGCTCATTGATTACACTAACTACCACATCCacttcaaatatgaaaatacaatgaGATGACAGCTATTGATGCAGGAAAGAAAACCTGGCCACTATGGCAACAAAGgataaaagttaaattaaaatcCAATAATTAAAACATAGTTACATTACAGATACAGAGCAGTTTTTGGTTGTTATGGTAACTATAAATGGATTTACAAATGCAAGTTGTAGattacaaatgacaaattcaCAGACAAAGCTTCAAATGCCGCTTTAGTTTAATTCTAATCCTAGATGTAATCTAAAATAAATTAAGGAATTAGCATTTGGAAAAATGGGACTGTAGCATTTTCAGGGCATGTTTGTGAGTAGATTCATGCAGAAGTTTTACAAATGTGGTTTAAGTGTGAATTAACTTACAGGCGGACCTCTGGGACCTGGAGCTCCTCTGTCACCCTGCAGATGAATAACAGCACCAGTTAACCCAATTTCAACAGACACAGCTTTGTTCTGTATAGCAAGTAACGACTCGCTGAATTGCAATGTAGACACTAGATGGCAACAGTGCAGCTCCACACATGAATcctgcacacagacatacacaagaCAAGAATTCAAGGCACAATTGAGGAAAATAAGGATATGTAATAATGACCTTCAGTCCGTCTCTTCCTGATGCCCCAGTGGGTCCCTGGATGAGTGAGAAGACACAGGTATGAGAAGGTTTGTCAAGCTAATAATATGAGAAGAATATGAGGAGGCATTCATGGACACACTTTTTGTTCggtaaacacattcattcatgttgttGCAACTGCAGAGAAGCAGGTTTCCTTTTAATTGGAGCAACAGTGTCCTGCTTAAGCAGACTTTTGACaagtcacagcaggaaaagcgcAGGTATAATTAATAACATTCATAATGCAGTGCACACAGGTGTGACGGATACAGGGCCCAGGTGTTGTGTAGGCTGCCTCACTGTCATGACTTCCTGGGACACTTCAGTGTAACAGAGCCATAGTTAATGACATTAGCTACAGCTTTCATGAAATGGGAAGTCTATTTAGAACCAGAGATGACAGGAAGTTGTAGCAGCTCTGAAGTTAAATCTTGAATATGTGACCAGGTTTGGCAGTTTTGATCAGAAATTAGCAAAACTCTGCACAAAACTCCACCATACAGTTTTAACCATCAGTTCCTCCCTTCTTCATAAGAGCTGAATTTGGGGAGTGATGAGTGACTGTGCCATCTCATGTTCGATATGTACTTGGTTGCTCACATAAAATCAGTGGTACCAAACCCACATTAGTATGACTCCGGCTGACACGTTGAAGACGTGACCTCCAGGTTTTGAGACCCAACTCTGATGTCCTGAAGTCGAGGCTCCAGTGGGAACAACACTGAAAAGCTTCTGAGTTCAAAACAGATGTGATAACCCCTACATTAAGGAATagttgggttttgttttgtttttaccactGGCCCCCTGCGGCCTCTTTTGATGTGCTTCAGGTCGGGCTCTGGACCCATGGGTCCCATGTCTCCCCGTGGACCCCGAGGGCCAGGTGGGCCCCTCTCTCCTgggtcccctctctctcccggTTCTCCTGGGTGTCCTGGTGAGGACAGATGATAGAGAGGACTATTTATAATTGGATAGTATTTAGCATCAGTGACAATCTGCAATATcacaacaggaaacaaagcaaaacatttacttCATTCCGCAAAGAGGTCATTTAAAACCCTGGTCACCTTAAAGCTTTGGTTTTAGAAATAATTTGATGTCCAAAATTACGCTTAAAGGTGACACGTACCCCACACTTTCCTGCTTATGTACATTTTTCTACATTACATTCCTCTTTACcctatttctttttgttattctaacaactTTAAGCAAAACACTTTTCCAATCTTATAGTTATATCTACATTACCTGGGACCCCAGGAGCTCCTGGAGGGCCGGGTAGACCAGCATGACAAGTGCTGTCAGGACTTTTTCCCACCCTCCCCAGAGATGGCTTGTCACTGCTGTTAGCCAGGCCAGGCACCTACAAACACCCAGAGGAAAGACTAAGTAGGATGAATTGAGGAAAGCAAAGTCTGGAGTGTTGATccccacattttttttttcatgtttttcagtcTGCTACATGCCGACCGTGTTGACACATTGGCTGTAGTAAGTTTAGGAATCAATCAATGAGTGTTATCaatcatataaaatatgaatatataaaaataattctAAGTACATTCAAATACTATGGTTACCAAAGAGTACCAAAACTACTGGTGAATACTTTTTAGTTTTAAGTGGACTCTCTAGCCTCTTTACAGTAGACGTGTTACCTGGTTGGGGGACTGTGTGTTGCCCAGCCTTAGTTTTAGCTGCAGcagattgtttttcatgttcatgAAATCCTGACAGGTGAACGAGCAGGTACCAGCACTCATCAAGGTGTCTGACTTCCCAGACGAACTCACTGCGAGACAAAAcataactttaaaatgtttccagCACACATTTTCAGCACGGGTGGTCATACCAGGAATCAAACCCCTGACGTTGACATTACTGGTGTCACATGTCAGATCACACTCAATCACAATCATAATTTACTACATTTCCAGGGTGTAAAATAGTCAAACTATTATtgtacaaacattaaaacaaccaTCACTCATTGTTAACATGGACAAATGGAGCAATGAACCCATGTACATAGATACTGACTTTACTGAAACATATGAACTCACAGTTGTGTACAGGGATGCAGGAGTGCTGGTCCGGTGCGAGTATGTATCCACTGCGACATCGACACAGGAAGCTGCCCGCTGTGTTCACACACTCATGGTCACACATGCTGCTGTCTGGGTGCTCACACTCATCAATGtctgcgtgtatgtgtgtgaagggggagagagagagaaaaaaaaaagtacatgtaGCTATATGGCATTTTACATTATGTGCCTCTGGGGTgcagaaatgatgaatgaattgcTTTATAGCCAAGAGGGAAACTGCTTTGCtacacaacacagcaggatGGCGCTGTTTTTCCAGCTA encodes:
- the LOC139288397 gene encoding collagen and calcium-binding EGF domain-containing protein 1-like, yielding MGQLYGATLLPFGAICVVFLWESGASSIRTTLAVDTSRTECPDNKILTVEYPCVRAGGKNSTCFRRKCCEGFRFVMGQCIPENVDVCAASPCEQQCTDNFGRVVCTCYPGYRFDRERHRSHKSPYCLDIDECEHPDSSMCDHECVNTAGSFLCRCRSGYILAPDQHSCIPVHNLSSSGKSDTLMSAGTCSFTCQDFMNMKNNLLQLKLRLGNTQSPNQVPGLANSSDKPSLGRVGKSPDSTCHAGLPGPPGAPGVPGHPGEPGERGDPGERGPPGPRGPRGDMGPMGPEPDLKHIKRGRRGPVGPTGASGRDGLKGDRGAPGPRGPPGPPGSFDFLLLMMADIRNDIIELQEKVFGERRGISLDSPPHSSGEVDFVEWGSGQGDLMLNT